One Epidermidibacterium keratini DNA segment encodes these proteins:
- a CDS encoding MFS transporter, which translates to MQRNLLLAVLVNAATFCTFTYLAVMAAGAIEKPEIPLLLTIFGAGALAGVAIAGRYADLHWRRLTWLTAPLLCAGWGLLALTIAVPAALWALAFVQGGLSFALGSTLIARIVAVADDAPSLRGAFATIALNIGAVAGPIGGGVALDRFGVRGPVAASAVTIAVVVAALVHTRLRRR; encoded by the coding sequence GTGCAGCGCAACCTGCTGCTGGCCGTGCTGGTCAACGCAGCGACCTTCTGCACGTTCACCTACCTGGCCGTCATGGCCGCAGGCGCCATCGAGAAGCCCGAGATCCCTTTACTGCTGACGATCTTCGGCGCTGGTGCGTTGGCCGGAGTCGCCATCGCCGGGCGGTACGCCGATCTCCACTGGCGGCGGTTGACCTGGTTGACCGCTCCGTTGCTGTGCGCCGGCTGGGGGCTGCTTGCGCTGACAATCGCCGTACCTGCCGCGTTGTGGGCACTGGCGTTTGTGCAAGGCGGCTTGTCGTTCGCACTCGGTAGCACGTTGATCGCGCGGATCGTCGCAGTCGCCGATGACGCGCCCTCGCTGCGCGGCGCATTCGCGACCATCGCGTTGAATATCGGCGCTGTAGCCGGCCCGATCGGAGGCGGCGTCGCCCTCGATCGGTTCGGAGTCAGAGGGCCGGTCGCCGCGAGTGCGGTAACGATCGCGGTAGTGGTGGCGGCACTGGTTCACACCCGGCTTCGACGCCGCTGA
- a CDS encoding SRPBCC family protein, which translates to MPVTDVQKDLDNRSLTIVADFAAPVERVWQVYADPRQLEKIWGPPTYPATVVDHDLRPGGRVTYYMTGPDGEKFAGFWNVTKVDEPRSFEFEDGFADENFNPVDSMPVSMSVFAFAAHDGGTRATYTSTYETAEALQQVLEMGMEEGATSAIAQIDDLLAS; encoded by the coding sequence ATGCCCGTCACCGACGTCCAGAAGGACCTCGACAATCGATCGCTGACCATCGTCGCCGACTTCGCCGCGCCCGTCGAACGGGTCTGGCAGGTGTACGCCGACCCGCGTCAGCTGGAGAAGATCTGGGGCCCGCCGACCTACCCCGCGACCGTCGTCGACCACGACCTGCGCCCCGGCGGGCGGGTCACCTACTACATGACCGGTCCGGACGGCGAGAAGTTCGCCGGGTTCTGGAACGTCACGAAGGTGGACGAACCGCGGAGCTTTGAGTTCGAGGACGGTTTCGCCGACGAGAACTTCAACCCGGTCGACTCAATGCCGGTGTCCATGAGCGTCTTTGCCTTCGCCGCACACGACGGTGGCACGCGGGCGACGTACACCTCGACCTACGAGACCGCCGAAGCGCTGCAGCAGGTGCTCGAGATGGGCATGGAAGAGGGTGCGACCTCAGCGATCGCGCAGATCGACGACCTGCTCGCATCGTAA
- a CDS encoding ArsR/SmtB family transcription factor produces the protein MSNEDEDRADALFHALADRTRRDIMRRVLAGEHSVSALATNYDMSFAAVQKHVAVLEKAGLLTKRRSGREQLASGDVAAVRAVGDLLTELEHLWRGRIARIDELIAADPPEK, from the coding sequence GTGAGCAACGAGGACGAAGACCGGGCCGACGCCCTGTTTCACGCACTCGCCGACCGCACCCGGCGCGACATCATGCGCCGCGTGCTGGCGGGGGAGCACTCGGTCTCAGCGCTCGCAACGAACTACGACATGAGCTTTGCCGCAGTGCAAAAGCATGTCGCCGTACTCGAAAAGGCCGGGCTGCTCACCAAGCGCCGCAGTGGACGCGAACAGCTGGCCAGCGGCGACGTCGCTGCGGTGCGCGCCGTCGGGGACCTGCTCACTGAGCTCGAACACCTCTGGCGAGGACGCATCGCGCGCATCGACGAGCTGATCGCGGCCGACCCGCCCGAGAAGTAA
- a CDS encoding FMN-binding glutamate synthase family protein, whose amino-acid sequence MVRRIVLASVAVLLIGSVLLAVLVHPSWWVLAGIALALAAIAVYDVVQKRHSILRNYPILAHARFAMESIRPEIQQYFIERNYDGRPFDRDTRTVVYERAKGIHAAKAFGTERDVNEIGYEYLIHSTAPVLPPSAPVTVRVGSSQCTVPYDIALLNVSGMSYGALSPPAVSAMNRGAAMGGFAQDTGEGGISRFHLEGGGDLIWEIGSGYFGARDERGRFDPARFAERAALPQVKMVELKLSQGAKPGLGGVLPGPKVTEPIADARGVPLGQDCISPAGHTAFSTPREMVRFIGQMRELAGGKPAGFKLCVGSRAEILAICKAILDEGIYPDFIVVDGSEGGTGAAPLEYSDHVGTPLTEGLLTVHNALVGTGLRKQIKIGASGKVALASDLVKRLIQGADWTNAARAMMMATGCIQAQTCHTNECPVGVATQDPKRYAALDVADKAERVARFQKATTAEAMQILASMGVSSHQELHPDLLRRRISHTTTMAYSQLYDWLDEGELLAEPPRLWASDWERADPDTFHIARSVLR is encoded by the coding sequence ATGGTGCGTCGAATCGTTCTCGCGAGCGTGGCGGTGCTGCTTATCGGCAGCGTGCTGCTCGCCGTACTCGTCCATCCGAGCTGGTGGGTGCTGGCCGGAATCGCGCTCGCATTGGCAGCCATCGCGGTGTACGACGTGGTGCAAAAACGGCACAGCATCCTGCGCAACTACCCGATCCTGGCGCACGCGCGGTTTGCGATGGAGTCGATCCGCCCGGAGATCCAGCAGTACTTCATCGAGCGCAACTACGACGGCCGCCCGTTTGACCGCGACACCCGCACCGTCGTCTACGAGCGCGCCAAGGGCATCCACGCGGCCAAGGCGTTTGGCACCGAGCGCGACGTCAACGAGATCGGTTACGAGTACCTCATCCACTCCACCGCGCCGGTCCTGCCGCCGAGCGCGCCGGTCACGGTGCGGGTCGGCTCGAGCCAGTGCACCGTGCCCTACGACATCGCGCTGCTGAACGTCTCGGGCATGTCGTACGGCGCGCTCTCACCGCCAGCGGTCAGCGCGATGAACCGCGGCGCGGCGATGGGCGGTTTTGCCCAGGACACCGGTGAGGGCGGGATCTCGCGGTTCCATCTCGAGGGTGGCGGCGATCTGATTTGGGAGATCGGCAGCGGCTACTTCGGCGCCCGCGACGAACGCGGGAGGTTTGACCCGGCGCGCTTCGCCGAGCGTGCCGCACTGCCGCAGGTGAAGATGGTCGAGCTCAAGCTCAGCCAGGGTGCCAAGCCCGGGCTGGGCGGCGTACTGCCCGGGCCCAAGGTCACCGAGCCGATCGCCGATGCGCGCGGCGTACCGCTCGGGCAAGACTGCATCTCCCCCGCTGGGCACACCGCGTTTTCGACCCCACGCGAGATGGTCCGGTTCATCGGTCAGATGCGCGAGCTCGCCGGCGGCAAACCGGCGGGATTCAAGCTATGCGTGGGCTCACGGGCCGAGATCCTGGCGATCTGCAAGGCGATCCTCGACGAGGGGATCTACCCCGACTTCATCGTGGTCGACGGCAGCGAGGGAGGCACCGGAGCCGCACCCCTCGAGTACTCCGACCATGTGGGTACGCCGCTGACCGAGGGCCTGCTGACCGTGCACAACGCGCTCGTCGGCACGGGACTGCGCAAGCAGATCAAGATCGGGGCGTCGGGGAAGGTGGCGCTGGCCAGCGACCTCGTTAAGCGGCTGATCCAGGGGGCTGACTGGACCAACGCGGCCCGCGCGATGATGATGGCGACCGGCTGCATCCAGGCGCAGACGTGCCACACCAACGAGTGCCCCGTCGGGGTCGCGACTCAGGATCCCAAGCGGTACGCCGCCCTGGACGTCGCCGACAAGGCCGAGCGGGTCGCGCGGTTCCAGAAGGCCACCACCGCAGAGGCGATGCAGATCCTCGCCTCGATGGGAGTCTCGTCGCACCAGGAGCTGCACCCCGACCTGTTGCGTCGCCGCATCTCGCACACCACGACGATGGCCTACAGCCAGCTGTATGACTGGCTCGACGAGGGCGAGCTGCTGGCCGAGCCGCCGCGGCTGTGGGCGTCCGACTGGGAGCGCGCCGACCCGGACACCTTCCACATCGCCCGCTCCGTATTGCGCTAA
- a CDS encoding FAD-dependent monooxygenase, producing the protein MSEITVPVLIVGGGGCGLTSSILLSDFGVDHLMIERHPGTSHLPKSHYLNQRTMEIFRQHAVADSIYEVSSPMENMSTALWCTSIGGDGPFDRKILARLDAFGGGGLDYEKDGPARSANYSQVWLEPILLEHAQQRGPGRQLFRHELIGFTQDEDGVTAQVRNLETGDELTVRSQYLIGADGGKTVGKLLGIEMHGPAGLVEMVTTHFSADLSEYCDDTAFVNWMINPEGKDGWSAGVLAPMGPTWGNKSENWVMHFAFAPDDPARNDEAAMPGRIRELLKISNLQMDIRTINHWIVEGVVAERYQDGRVFLGGDAAHRHPPTTGLGLNTAFQDAHNLAWKIAAVVNGQAGPELLDTYEAERYPVGVRNVDWAMFTFFNHMLLDAGLGLTPGATLEQKHATFEAYFDDSPMGETRRALADEVFNTQRTEFQAHDLEVGFRYDAGALVPDGSEPPPRDPMGHIYHPTTRPGHRLPHAWLESDGQRLSTHDLVGTDGFVLITGSDTAPWQRAALQACDQLGTTVKVVGVGGGYADVDGRWAELREISDSGAVLVRPDNHVAWRVVDAPSDPSGELTAALRTVLSR; encoded by the coding sequence ATGTCTGAGATCACCGTTCCCGTCTTGATCGTCGGAGGAGGCGGCTGCGGCCTCACGTCGTCGATCCTGTTGTCCGACTTTGGCGTCGATCACCTGATGATTGAGCGCCACCCCGGCACCTCGCACCTGCCGAAATCGCACTACCTCAACCAGCGCACGATGGAGATCTTCCGCCAGCACGCCGTCGCCGACTCGATCTACGAGGTCAGCTCGCCGATGGAGAACATGAGCACCGCCCTCTGGTGTACCTCGATCGGCGGCGATGGACCGTTCGACCGCAAGATCCTGGCCCGCCTCGATGCGTTCGGCGGCGGCGGCCTGGACTACGAGAAGGACGGTCCCGCCAGGTCGGCCAACTACTCCCAGGTGTGGCTCGAGCCGATCCTGCTCGAACACGCCCAGCAGCGCGGCCCGGGACGGCAGCTGTTTCGCCACGAACTGATCGGCTTCACCCAGGACGAGGACGGCGTAACGGCGCAGGTGCGCAACCTGGAGACGGGCGACGAACTGACGGTGAGGTCGCAGTACCTCATCGGCGCGGACGGCGGCAAGACCGTGGGCAAGTTGCTCGGCATTGAGATGCATGGCCCGGCCGGGTTGGTCGAGATGGTCACGACGCACTTCTCGGCAGATCTGTCCGAGTACTGCGATGACACTGCGTTCGTCAACTGGATGATCAACCCTGAAGGAAAGGACGGCTGGAGTGCCGGCGTACTCGCTCCGATGGGTCCGACCTGGGGCAACAAGTCTGAGAACTGGGTCATGCACTTTGCCTTCGCCCCCGATGACCCAGCGCGCAATGACGAAGCTGCGATGCCAGGCCGGATTCGCGAGCTGCTGAAGATCTCTAACCTGCAGATGGACATCCGCACGATTAACCACTGGATCGTGGAGGGCGTCGTTGCCGAGCGATACCAAGACGGGCGGGTATTTCTCGGTGGCGATGCTGCGCACCGCCATCCCCCAACCACCGGTCTCGGGCTCAACACCGCGTTCCAGGACGCGCACAACCTTGCCTGGAAGATCGCAGCCGTCGTCAACGGTCAGGCCGGCCCGGAGCTGCTGGACACCTACGAGGCAGAGCGGTATCCGGTCGGCGTGCGCAACGTCGACTGGGCAATGTTCACGTTCTTTAACCACATGCTGCTCGATGCCGGGCTAGGGCTGACCCCCGGCGCGACCTTGGAGCAGAAGCACGCCACCTTCGAGGCCTACTTCGACGACTCGCCCATGGGTGAGACCCGGCGCGCCCTCGCTGATGAGGTGTTCAACACCCAGCGCACGGAGTTCCAGGCTCACGATCTTGAGGTCGGCTTCCGGTACGACGCAGGCGCACTGGTGCCCGACGGAAGTGAGCCGCCGCCGCGCGATCCGATGGGACACATCTACCACCCCACAACCCGTCCGGGTCACCGGCTGCCACATGCCTGGTTGGAGTCCGACGGACAGCGCCTATCGACGCATGACCTCGTCGGCACCGACGGATTCGTGCTCATCACCGGCTCGGATACTGCGCCGTGGCAGCGTGCCGCACTCCAGGCGTGCGACCAGCTTGGCACCACCGTGAAGGTGGTCGGAGTTGGCGGCGGGTACGCCGATGTGGACGGTAGGTGGGCCGAGCTGCGGGAGATATCAGACTCAGGCGCCGTACTCGTGCGCCCCGATAACCACGTGGCCTGGCGGGTCGTCGATGCACCAAGCGACCCGTCCGGCGAACTCACCGCAGCCCTTCGTACAGTCCTCTCTCGCTAA
- a CDS encoding OsmC family protein, producing the protein MDKTTLREMQAPLKEKYRSDPKSARTELHAQADFRDDGITATVDGWAGPVRAGLHEATGGDGSDACSGDMLLEALLACSGVTLRSVATSMGLDIREVTLRADGIFDARGTLGLDKEVPVGVSDVVVTIEVDTDADDDKLERLASTTERYCVVGQSLATPAKFVIERA; encoded by the coding sequence ATGGATAAGACGACGTTGCGTGAGATGCAGGCGCCCCTGAAGGAGAAGTACCGCTCGGATCCGAAGTCAGCGCGCACCGAGCTGCATGCTCAGGCCGACTTCCGCGATGACGGCATCACCGCCACCGTCGACGGATGGGCGGGCCCGGTGCGCGCCGGTCTGCACGAGGCGACCGGGGGCGATGGCTCTGACGCCTGCTCGGGCGACATGCTGCTCGAAGCACTGCTGGCCTGCTCGGGCGTGACGCTGCGCAGCGTTGCCACGTCGATGGGTCTGGATATTCGCGAGGTCACGCTTCGGGCCGATGGCATCTTCGACGCCCGCGGCACGCTCGGGCTCGACAAGGAGGTCCCGGTCGGAGTGAGCGACGTCGTCGTCACGATCGAGGTCGACACCGACGCTGACGATGACAAGCTTGAGCGCCTCGCGTCCACGACCGAGCGCTACTGCGTGGTCGGGCAGAGCCTGGCCACCCCGGCGAAGTTTGTCATCGAGCGCGCCTAG
- a CDS encoding organic hydroperoxide resistance protein, translating to MPLEKVNEVAYTIAATAKGGRDGNVKSEDGVVDLPLGRPGNTSSPKANPETLFAAGYASCFSGALNYVAKEAGVDASDSTVTVDVTFGKTDTGFGLAADIKANIPGVDADKAQELVEKAHAFCPYSKATRGNIEVTVGVE from the coding sequence ATGCCTCTGGAAAAAGTCAACGAAGTCGCCTACACGATCGCCGCGACCGCGAAGGGCGGACGCGACGGAAACGTCAAGAGCGAAGACGGAGTCGTCGATCTGCCGCTGGGCCGCCCAGGCAACACCAGCTCGCCCAAGGCCAACCCCGAGACGCTGTTTGCCGCCGGCTATGCCTCGTGCTTCAGCGGCGCGCTGAACTACGTCGCCAAGGAAGCGGGCGTCGATGCCTCTGACTCGACCGTGACGGTCGACGTGACCTTCGGCAAGACCGACACCGGTTTCGGACTGGCGGCCGACATCAAGGCCAACATCCCCGGTGTTGACGCCGACAAGGCGCAGGAGCTGGTGGAGAAGGCACACGCTTTCTGCCCGTACTCCAAGGCCACCCGCGGCAACATCGAGGTGACCGTCGGCGTCGAGTAA
- a CDS encoding histone-like nucleoid-structuring protein Lsr2, with product MARRTVYVDDLTGEEGAEPVLISVDGDTYSVDLGQASREKLDKALAPFLEVATRTSSAGRTSRTSRKTGRSSEELQAIREWARSQGKSVSDRGRIPNNIIEEYQASR from the coding sequence ATGGCACGCCGTACCGTTTATGTCGACGATCTGACCGGGGAAGAAGGTGCTGAGCCGGTACTGATCTCGGTCGATGGTGACACGTATTCGGTCGATTTGGGCCAGGCCAGCCGCGAAAAGCTCGATAAGGCGCTGGCGCCGTTCTTGGAGGTCGCCACCCGCACGTCTTCCGCGGGACGCACAAGTCGTACGTCGCGCAAGACCGGCCGTTCATCTGAAGAGCTACAGGCCATCCGCGAATGGGCGCGCTCCCAAGGCAAGAGCGTGAGTGATCGCGGCCGTATTCCGAACAACATCATCGAGGAATACCAGGCCAGCCGATAA